The sequence GGCCGCCTGGGTCATGGCCTCTTCCGGATCGGTCAGCTTGGAGGAGAACTGGAAGCCCTTGATATCCACGGAATCCCCTCGGGACAGATCAATGCCTGCGGCGTTTTGCACCAGCTCGCTGATTTCCTGGGTTTCCTTGGCGGTTAACACCTTGTTCAAAACCACGGCCACCGTTAGACGCTCCACCGTGCCGGGAGCGTAAATCACCTTTTTTCGCTCTTCGGAATTGGTGTAGTTGGTGGTGGTTTTGGTGCGCTTGTAATTACTGTCCTTGTCCTTTGCGGTTTCTCCCTGATAGGAAGGCGCGGCGTTGGTCTCCACGCCGGGAGCGCCCCCTTCGGACTTCGGCTTGTTGCCGCCGCTGTACTCTTCCACATCGCTTTGCTGGCTAACGGCCAGACCGGTAGGGTTTTCCGAGTTGCCACCGGAGGGAATGACCCGGTTGATCTCGGATTCAGCCTGATCAAAGTTCAACATGGCGCTGACGGAAACCACGGCGTTTTCCTTGCCTACCACCGGGGCCAGAATGCCCAGCACTTTCTTGGTAATCTTGTCCTCGTATGCTTTTTGGCGCAGGTCGGCTTCACTTTGCCCGCTGGCCATCACGCTGGACGGACCCACCAGCGGGTTGCCGGAATTGTCGGCAATGGCCACATTTTCGGCCTTCAACCCCGGCACGGCGTGAGAAACCAGGTTTTTAATGACTTTCACCTGCTCATCGTGCAACCGAAACCCCGGTTCCACCATCAACATAACCGATGCCGTCACCGGTAGCTCGTCATCGGAAAACACGGTATGCTCCGGCTGGGTGACAATAACCTGCGCGTTTTTAATCCCCTGAATGGAGTTGAGAATGCCAGCGATTTCCTGGGTGTTCAGCTTCTTGATCCACTCTTTCTGCACATCCCCTTGCAACACCGGCGGAATTTTAGCCAGATTGATGGTGTTTTCGCTGGTCAGTTCGTTGGCCGTGGCCAGTACCAGTTCATTTTTCTTGGTTCGGGGCACCAGCAGGGTATGCCCGCCATTGGCGATGCGATAGGGTTCGTGGAGCGCCTTCAGTTTCTCCACCGCCGCCGCGGCGTCCGGCAGGCTCATGTTGTCGTAAAGAATGTCATAGTCATCGTTGGTGCGTTGAAACACAAAAAACGTGGAAAGCATGAGGGCCACCACCAGGGTGCCCAGCATGATGCGCTGGTTGAAGCTCAATTGATCCCAACGCTGTAAAAACCCGGAAAATATGGCGTTTATTCGTTCATTCATGCCTTGTTATCCACTTTCCACGACCAACGGTTGTATCAACAGTTTTTACCGAATGTTGTCCCGAAAAACCGAACGCTGCGTCCATGACCAGCTTATACGTTCATGCGGGTGATTTCCTGATAGGCGTTAATCATTTTGTTGCGCACCTGCATGGCCAGTTGCAGAGACAACTCTGCCTTTTCACCAGCGATCATGACGTTGTGCAGGTCAATATCCCCGCCCACCGCGTAAATTTGCTTGGCCTCAGCCGCTTCTGACTGCAACTGATTAATCTGGCTCATTTGATCCTTCAGAATGTTGCCAAAACTATCCAGCACATTGCCGGGCTGGCCACTCTCGCCCTGCTCGCTGGCACCGGACTGGGCCTTTTTCACCGCGGAATCCGATTGCAGACGACTGAGCAAAAGCTCGGATCCGGCTAAATTGTGACTGATGCTATCCACGGTTTGATACTCCTAAATCCACTAAGGGCTTGGCCTGAATTAAATCTCCATGGCGGCCTGATTCATACCCTTGACCGACTGCAGGGCGGTTACATTGGCTTCGTATGCCCGGGAAGCCGAAATCATGTCCACCATCTCGGTCACCACGTTCACGTTGGGCATTTCAACATAACCATCCTTGTTGGCATCGGGGTGCTGGGGGTCATACACCATGCGCATGGGGGTTTGCGCATCATCCGTAATCTGGGTCACCTGCACCCCGGCCCCGGCAAACTCGGCGTGACTGATACTGGCCGTGATCAGCGGGCTTCCACTGGGGCCAATGCTCAGTCCGTTTTTGGCCGGGCGCATGGCCAGCCCCGGGCCGCCACTGTCTCGCCCCACCGGCAGCCCGAACTGGTTGCCCGCCTGCTCCAGAATGGGGGCGAACACCACGTTCTTGCGACGATAGGCCCCCACCGAACCATCCGGACGACGGGTGGTATTCACGTTGGCAAGGTTACTGGAAATGGCGTCCATTCTCAGGCGCTGAGCGGTTAACGCCGAGGCGGTAATATCAAAGGAATCCATTATGCGCCACCTCCACCGGTAATGACCGACCGTAAACCCTTAAAGTAGCCACTCTCCATCCGGGCCAGCGCGTTAAAGCGCTCCGTATTTTTGGCCAGTTGCACCATCTCCGTTTCCACGTCCACCGAGTTACCATCCATGCGGTATTGCACATCTTGCGCTTCCTGAATGTCCACGCTGACATCATCGATCGAGGAAGCGGCGTGACCGATGGGAATATGTTCGGCGCGGGTGGTGCGCATGGGCAACTGCTCATCGTTGGAGGCCTGACGCCGGGCCAGAGAGCCCTGCCCCTTCACCTCATGAATGGCGTGACTCAAGGCCCCTTCAAACGAGACATCCCGGCGTTTATAGTTGGGGGTATCCACGTTGGCCAAATTACTGGCAATGGCCTTATGCCGCTTGGACAAGCCATCCATCGCCTTGTTCATGACCTGGGATGTGAGAGATGTAATTAAATCCATCGCTGGGGTCCACACCAAATCTCTATCAGAATCTCACTCGTTTTCCTTCTTTCAATTTAGTGGAGCATCGGGGGTATTTCCTCATCCGCAGGGTGTAACTTCGTTTCAAAGGGCTCGGCCACATGGCCGAGATTGCGGGAGGCGGTGAAGCCAAAATTCCTGTACTCCGCCGAACTTTACCCCAGCGCGTTCAAGTCCCGGCAGGTGCCGCTCAATCCCGTGATTTCGGATCTTCAGAACCAATTCTGACGGTTTGTTGATTTTGACGAAATGAAAGGGGCACAAAAACAGAAAGCCCGGTTTTAAAACGGACAAGTTG comes from Vampirovibrio chlorellavorus and encodes:
- the fliF gene encoding flagellar basal-body MS-ring/collar protein FliF codes for the protein MNERINAIFSGFLQRWDQLSFNQRIMLGTLVVALMLSTFFVFQRTNDDYDILYDNMSLPDAAAAVEKLKALHEPYRIANGGHTLLVPRTKKNELVLATANELTSENTINLAKIPPVLQGDVQKEWIKKLNTQEIAGILNSIQGIKNAQVIVTQPEHTVFSDDELPVTASVMLMVEPGFRLHDEQVKVIKNLVSHAVPGLKAENVAIADNSGNPLVGPSSVMASGQSEADLRQKAYEDKITKKVLGILAPVVGKENAVVSVSAMLNFDQAESEINRVIPSGGNSENPTGLAVSQQSDVEEYSGGNKPKSEGGAPGVETNAAPSYQGETAKDKDSNYKRTKTTTNYTNSEERKKVIYAPGTVERLTVAVVLNKVLTAKETQEISELVQNAAGIDLSRGDSVDIKGFQFSSKLTDPEEAMTQAAKAAAQQSFYLQLASVGAMLILGMAAMFIFYTLFKKPAEGQIVDEPEEEYNYIAADDTATQLLEETSFAALETKMDPEVEHMKTSISDLITEDPAEATRVLMTYMKEL
- the fliE gene encoding flagellar hook-basal body complex protein FliE, with the protein product MDSISHNLAGSELLLSRLQSDSAVKKAQSGASEQGESGQPGNVLDSFGNILKDQMSQINQLQSEAAEAKQIYAVGGDIDLHNVMIAGEKAELSLQLAMQVRNKMINAYQEITRMNV
- the flgC gene encoding flagellar basal body rod protein FlgC, which translates into the protein MDSFDITASALTAQRLRMDAISSNLANVNTTRRPDGSVGAYRRKNVVFAPILEQAGNQFGLPVGRDSGGPGLAMRPAKNGLSIGPSGSPLITASISHAEFAGAGVQVTQITDDAQTPMRMVYDPQHPDANKDGYVEMPNVNVVTEMVDMISASRAYEANVTALQSVKGMNQAAMEI
- the flgB gene encoding flagellar basal body rod protein FlgB; this translates as MDLITSLTSQVMNKAMDGLSKRHKAIASNLANVDTPNYKRRDVSFEGALSHAIHEVKGQGSLARRQASNDEQLPMRTTRAEHIPIGHAASSIDDVSVDIQEAQDVQYRMDGNSVDVETEMVQLAKNTERFNALARMESGYFKGLRSVITGGGGA